A stretch of DNA from Halorubrum sp. BOL3-1:
AGATGTTGCCGATGTCGTTGATGAGGCTGATCTTCGCCGCGAGGAAGGCGTTGTTGGCGTACTTGATCATCTCAGCGGTGCGGGTGTCGGTCTCGACGACCGGCGCGTCGGCTTGGGCAACGAGCGGGTCGAACACGTCGTGTATGTCCGCGAGCGCTCGGTCGTCGTCGGCACCGAGGACAACCTTGTCAGGGTTCAGGAAGTCGTTGACGGCCGTGCCCTCGCGGAGGAACTCCGGGTTCATCCCGACGCCGAACGCCTCGCCCGCCGTCGTGTCGCTCGCGTCTTCGAGGATCGGTGTGATGGTGTCCTCGGTGGATCCGGGTACGACCGTACTCTTGACGACGACGGTGTGCCAGTCCGACTTCTCCGCGAGCGTCTCGCCCAGCTGCGTCGCGCCCGCCTCCATGATCGAGAGATCGATGCTGCCGTCGTCGTTCTGTGGCGTCGGCAGACAGAGGAACGTTACCTCGGTGTCGAGGACGGCCGCGTAGTCGGTGGTCGCCTTGAGGCGGCCGGTGCCGTTCGGACCGGCGTGTTTAGCGATGAGTTCCGGCAGGCCCTCCTCGTGGATCGGCGCTGTTCCGTCGTTGATCGCCTCAACGATTTCCTCGTCGATGTCCACGTTGACGACCTCGTGGCCAAGGTCCGCGAAGCACGCCGCGACGGTCGTACCCACGTACCCGCTGCCGATAATAGAGAGACGCATGCTATGGCAGTATTCACGAGACCGGTACAAGAAACGTCTGATCAGGCGAACCTCTCCTTCGACGTTAGCCGTGTGCGAGTATCAATGCCTCCACTTTGAGAGTTTTTCCGGATGTCGCACCGAGGGGCATCGACTACGAGCGCCGCCGCTGGTCGAAGTGAGGCGCGATAAAAAAACCGCGTGTGGGGTCGGCCCGCGAGGGCCGATGGTTAGGAACTGCGAGTCGCGTCCGTAGCAGCGACGTTAGTCGTTGCGGCGGGTCGCGAGCAGCGCAGCGGCGATGAGCGCGACGAGAGCGACGAGCGCACCGAAGCCGGGCGTACCGTCGTCGGTGGAGCCGTCGTCACCGTCGGAGCCGTCGCCACCGTCGGAGCCGTCGTCACCGTCGGAGCCGTCGTCACCGTCGGATCCATCGTCACCGTCGGATCCATCGTCACCGTCAGATCCGTCGTCACCGTCGGAGCCGTCGTCACCGTCGGAGCCGTCCGCGGCTTCGAGGGTGAGCGTGGCGGTCGAGCTGTCGTCGTCGGTGAAGACGCCGTGCTCATAGTCACCGGCCGAGAGCGAGGACGTGTCAACGTCCGCGAACTCGACGGTGGTGCTGTTGCCACCCGCGAGGGTGACATCCTGACTGGCGACCGCGTTACCGTCAACGCGGAACTCGACAGTCTGGGTGGCCTCCTGCTCACCGGTGTTCTCGACCGTGGCCGTCACGGTCAGCGCGTCGCCGACCGTCGCGGTCACGTCCTGCGGGTTCAGCTCCGAGACCGTGTAGGTCGCGGGCGTCTGAACCTCTTCGACGACCGTGCCGTCGACTTCCGGCCCGTCGTTCAGATTGAGCTGGTTAGTCGTGAGGGTGTACTCGTTACCAACAGACGTGTCGCTGAAGTCGAACTCAGCGGACAACGTACCGTCATCGTTTACGGTTACCTCATCGTCAGTCTTGACGAACGACGGCTGAGTTCCGCTGTCCGAGCGGGCACGAACGGTGAACTCCGTACCGGGAGCCACGTTCGTCGTACCCGTCACAGTCTGGCCTTCAGCGTTCGTGACGTTGTACGGATCCTCGTCGAGCGTGACGTCACGCTCGGAGAGGCTGAGCTCGGACGAGACCTGGTCGTACGAGTCTTCGAACTCACTCGTATCGACGTCATCTTCCGGGTTCAGGAGCCGTTCGTCCTGAACCGCGAACTCGACGTCGAACGTGTAGTCCTCGTCGTCTGTGACGTTGTTGAAGTTGCTGGTATCGAGGACGATGTAGTACTCGTCGTTCTCATCGTCCACAATGACATCGTAGTTGGTAGGACCAACCGCTTCAGTAGTCCGGTCCGCGTTCGGACCCGCACTGTCGCGCGTCTCACGGATACGGAACTGAATCGCGTTGTCAGTGCTGCTCAGATCACTGGAAACAACATGGCTCTCCGAATTGTCCAGATCATTGACTAGGTAATCGAACTGAGCGGCCGTGTCATCGTCAGAGACCGAACGGTTCGTGACGGTGTAGTCGAGCATGCCTTCCAGACCACTCGCGCTGATCTGATGGATGCTGTAGTCATCGTGCGCGAGGTCGGTCGTCTGCGATACAGTGCCGTCGTCGACGGCAGTCGTGAGCGTGTCAAGCTGATCATCCGCGTTGACGATGTCGTCAGCGTTCGAGTCGGAAGCAGTCCACAGCTGGACACCGTCCGTCGTACGCTCTTCGATGAACAGCGTCGCCACGTCATCAGGCGCGTCAATAGTTTCCTGGGCATCCGAGTCCACGTCTCCACCCTCGACGGCGCTCGACTGAATGTCGTAGTCACCGCTCGCTAGGACATTGTCGAGCGCAGTTTCGTTGTGGAGCGTGATAGCGTCGTCATCGTCAGCGTCGACGATAGACACGGAGTCCTCGCCGGCGAGACCCGCCGTGTAGGTGTTGAACGCCAGTGTGATCTGGTCGTCGTCACCGAAGTCGGTGACGCTCACGTTCGCCTGGTACCCGAAGTCGTCTTCGTTACCGACGACGACGGTCCCAGTGCTTGCAGAGCCGTCACTCGTGACGTTGAACTCGACGATGTCGCCCTGCTGTTCGTTGAGGCTGGACTGCTCGATGTTCACTTCACCGTCACCGACATCCTCGACGGTGATGGTGCCGGTGTCCTCGGCAGTCGAGTCTACGGCACTCACGTTGAACTGGTAATCCTCGGCGTCGATATCGGTGAAGTTCAGCGTGTGTTCCGTGTTCTCAGCGTCGAAGAGGGTGATGTACCCGTCTTCCTCGTGGAGCGCGTAGTCATCACTCAAGGCACTCCCGTAAGTCACAGTCCC
This window harbors:
- the aglM gene encoding UDP-glucose 6-dehydrogenase AglM, translated to MRLSIIGSGYVGTTVAACFADLGHEVVNVDIDEEIVEAINDGTAPIHEEGLPELIAKHAGPNGTGRLKATTDYAAVLDTEVTFLCLPTPQNDDGSIDLSIMEAGATQLGETLAEKSDWHTVVVKSTVVPGSTEDTITPILEDASDTTAGEAFGVGMNPEFLREGTAVNDFLNPDKVVLGADDDRALADIHDVFDPLVAQADAPVVETDTRTAEMIKYANNAFLAAKISLINDIGNICKQFDIDAYEVADAIGLDDRIGEQFLRSGVGWGGSCFPKDVSAIISAAEERGYEPPVLNAAVDLNERQPGRLVDLLAEHLDGEFDGARVTVLGLAFKPGTDDMRNSRAIPVIRDLQKRGGTVTAYDPVAMDNAPDYVDDVTYADSAAAALDGADGAVVVTDWDEFAALDEEFDAMANPIVVDGRRIIERRDGFTYEGLTW
- a CDS encoding BGTF surface domain-containing protein: MTNDNNTRKKANAVFFAAVMVISMVAVGFAAAPAAAVNISDTDEYDRNASDDSGLTLFQGQEVAYDLSGLSEDIELRTVDTSTDSPTIGNLEQALDNGSSGDYDIVDTSDLDTGQYVITNRSSGDNVNTTLGDMRFEVATQGITTEFDEDTVGDAGSDATVDYEISSSVRNNYAVNVRVDGLDEEDLEQIFNESGYTDKIDLGEDYDRYNVSNHTGTVTYGSALSDDYALHEEDGYITLFDAENTEHTLNFTDIDAEDYQFNVSAVDSTAEDTGTITVEDVGDGEVNIEQSSLNEQQGDIVEFNVTSDGSASTGTVVVGNEDDFGYQANVSVTDFGDDDQITLAFNTYTAGLAGEDSVSIVDADDDDAITLHNETALDNVLASGDYDIQSSAVEGGDVDSDAQETIDAPDDVATLFIEERTTDGVQLWTASDSNADDIVNADDQLDTLTTAVDDGTVSQTTDLAHDDYSIHQISASGLEGMLDYTVTNRSVSDDDTAAQFDYLVNDLDNSESHVVSSDLSSTDNAIQFRIRETRDSAGPNADRTTEAVGPTNYDVIVDDENDEYYIVLDTSNFNNVTDDEDYTFDVEFAVQDERLLNPEDDVDTSEFEDSYDQVSSELSLSERDVTLDEDPYNVTNAEGQTVTGTTNVAPGTEFTVRARSDSGTQPSFVKTDDEVTVNDDGTLSAEFDFSDTSVGNEYTLTTNQLNLNDGPEVDGTVVEEVQTPATYTVSELNPQDVTATVGDALTVTATVENTGEQEATQTVEFRVDGNAVASQDVTLAGGNSTTVEFADVDTSSLSAGDYEHGVFTDDDSSTATLTLEAADGSDGDDGSDGDDGSDGDDGSDGDDGSDGDDGSDGDDGSDGGDGSDGDDGSTDDGTPGFGALVALVALIAAALLATRRND